In Candidatus Manganitrophaceae bacterium, one genomic interval encodes:
- a CDS encoding NifU family protein yields MIQVTEIAKKRIILLKEKQETEQGKKIEGLRLIVKSTLPSPEYTLAFIEQGKRDPNDVMVEAEGLQIFMEPQHANLLEDVKIDFITTLQQSGFKVENPKVIEPKPAVPTTPPNLDSPEAKAVQQVLDTEINPAVASHGGFISLVDVKEQVAYIRLGGGCQGCGMADVTLKQGVVVAIKKGVPNIKEVLDVTDHAGGNNPYYTPGK; encoded by the coding sequence ATGATTCAGGTCACTGAGATCGCAAAAAAGAGAATCATCCTTCTCAAAGAAAAACAGGAGACGGAGCAAGGGAAGAAGATCGAAGGGCTCCGCCTGATCGTGAAATCGACCCTCCCGAGCCCTGAATACACGCTTGCCTTCATCGAACAGGGGAAGAGAGATCCGAACGATGTCATGGTCGAGGCGGAGGGACTTCAGATCTTCATGGAGCCGCAACATGCAAATCTCCTCGAAGATGTGAAGATCGACTTCATTACGACCCTGCAGCAGAGCGGCTTTAAGGTCGAGAACCCGAAGGTCATTGAGCCGAAACCGGCCGTGCCGACGACCCCGCCCAATCTCGACAGTCCCGAAGCGAAAGCGGTCCAACAGGTCCTCGACACTGAAATCAATCCGGCGGTCGCCTCGCACGGCGGCTTCATCAGCCTCGTCGATGTCAAAGAGCAGGTCGCCTACATCCGGCTCGGCGGCGGCTGTCAAGGATGCGGCATGGCCGACGTGACGCTGAAGCAAGGGGTGGTGGTGGCGATCAAAAAAGGGGTCCCCAACATTAAAGAGGTCCTCGATGTGACCGATCACGCCGGCGGAAACAATCCCTACTACACGCCGGGGAAATAA
- a CDS encoding ATP-grasp domain-containing protein — MKRLLLLLPSTSYRAEDFLGAAERLGVEIVVGSNERQALESVVPGKTVTLDFIDLKKGVAQAIAFAEEQPFQAVLSADEEGVVLAALISEALGLPHNPVSAAAPTKDKLQLREALTAAAIPTPPFQRFSTDDRPEEIAPKRIYPCVLKPTFLSASRGVIRADTPEEFVAAFHRLGRILKEPEVRRLGGPAAKQFLVEGFIPGKEVALEGLLQNGTLALLALFDKPDPLNGPFFEETIYVTPSRLSPSVQEAIVDCTRRATAALGLKEGPIHAELRVNESGPWMIELAARSIGGICSRTLRFGVGTTLEELLLRHALAMPIDSLERQRRAAGVMMIPIPAAGTLLDYHGIEEAKKVAGIESIQITIRRKQKVIPLPEGRRYLGFIFARAKTPEEAEAALREAHRKLKFEIEPFK; from the coding sequence ATGAAGCGGCTTCTTCTCCTCCTTCCCAGCACCTCCTACCGCGCCGAAGATTTCCTCGGCGCGGCCGAACGCCTCGGCGTCGAGATCGTCGTCGGCTCAAACGAGCGACAGGCGCTCGAGTCGGTCGTCCCCGGCAAGACGGTCACCCTCGACTTCATCGATTTAAAAAAAGGGGTGGCGCAAGCGATCGCCTTTGCCGAGGAACAGCCGTTTCAAGCGGTCCTCTCGGCCGATGAAGAGGGCGTCGTCCTCGCCGCCCTGATCTCGGAAGCACTCGGACTCCCCCACAACCCGGTCTCCGCCGCCGCTCCGACGAAAGACAAGCTCCAACTGCGAGAGGCCCTCACCGCCGCCGCGATCCCGACTCCGCCGTTTCAGCGCTTCTCGACCGACGATCGCCCGGAGGAGATCGCCCCGAAGCGAATCTATCCGTGCGTCTTGAAGCCGACCTTCCTCTCGGCGAGCCGCGGGGTGATCCGCGCCGACACGCCGGAGGAATTCGTCGCCGCGTTTCATCGGCTTGGCCGGATTCTCAAAGAGCCGGAGGTCCGGCGTCTCGGCGGCCCGGCGGCCAAGCAGTTTTTGGTGGAAGGCTTTATCCCTGGGAAAGAGGTGGCGCTGGAAGGGCTCTTGCAGAATGGGACGCTCGCACTCCTCGCCCTCTTCGACAAGCCGGACCCGCTCAACGGTCCTTTTTTCGAGGAGACGATCTATGTCACCCCCTCCCGCCTCTCCCCGTCGGTGCAGGAAGCGATCGTCGATTGCACCCGCCGCGCAACCGCCGCGCTCGGCCTAAAGGAGGGACCGATCCACGCCGAGCTGCGGGTCAATGAAAGCGGTCCCTGGATGATTGAATTGGCCGCCCGGTCGATCGGCGGGATCTGCTCCCGCACCCTCCGCTTCGGCGTCGGGACGACGCTGGAGGAGCTCCTCCTCCGCCACGCGTTGGCAATGCCGATCGACTCCCTTGAGCGCCAGCGCCGCGCCGCAGGCGTGATGATGATCCCGATCCCCGCCGCCGGCACCCTCCTCGATTATCACGGAATCGAGGAGGCGAAAAAAGTCGCCGGCATCGAGAGCATCCAGATCACGATCCGCCGAAAACAAAAAGTGATCCCCCTCCCCGAAGGAAGACGCTACCTCGGCTTCATCTTCGCCCGCGCCAAAACCCCCGAAGAAGCCGAAGCGGCCCTGAGAGAGGCCCACCGAAAATTAAAATTCGAAATCGAACCGTTCAAATGA